TCCCATATCACTTAAATCTAAAATGTATCTATGGACAGTACGAACAGAAATATTAAATTCATCAGCTATTTCTTGCGCTGTAAATGCTTTTTTCGCAGAAGCAAATATAAGAATATCTAATAAGCGTTTAGCTTTTGACAAATGTATCACCTTTTTTCTTTTTAAACATGACATAAATTGTCGTGTTTTATTGTTAGTATATTGTTTACAGCATAATGTTATCAAGATGAGATGTAAGGAGGAAAAAATATGTCACGTGAAATAGTTTTATTTATTGCGGCGAGCTTAGATGGATATATTGCGAAAGAAGATGATGATTTACAGTGGTTAATGGAAACCGAAGGGGAGGGAGATAACGGTTATACAGAAATGTACGAAACGATTGATACAATAATTATGGGAAAAAGAACGTACGATTATGTAGTAGAGCATATAGAACCATTCCCGTATTTAGATAAAAAATGTTATGTTTTTTCTAACTCAGAAAAAGGTTCAAACGAACACGTGGAGTTTGTAAATGAAGATGTAGTGGAGTTTACGAAAAGGTTGAAAGAGCAAGAAGGATCTAAAATATGGATGGTCGGTGGAGGGGGTCTACTAAGAGAGTTCTTTAAGAATAATCTAATTGATGAATATATCGTTACGATTACACCGCATATATTAGGTTCTGGAGTTCCGTTATTTCAAGACAAGAACCCGGAAATCAATTTAACTTTAACGGATACGAAACGTTTTGGACAATTTGTAAATTTATATTATAAAGTTAAATGATAAAGAAACACGACTACTGATGGTAGTCGTGTTTTTGTATAGATGCTAATGAAATGATAAAGCAAGACCCGTGATTAACTTCGCTCGTTACACTAATATTCCCGCCGTGTAGTTCTACAATTTCTTTTACGATAGATAGTCCTAAACCAGTTCCACCTGTAGCTCGTGATCTTGCTTTATCAACTCGATAAAAACGGTCGAAAATGTGAGGGAGGTCTTCAGGCGGAATACCTTCGCCTTCATCTTCAATTGTAATGGAAATACGTTTATGTTCTTTTGTAACAGAAATATTTATATGAGAATGTTCTTTTGAATGTCTATAAGCGTTATTTAAAATGTTTATTATCACTTGTTCAAATCGCTGTTCATCTAAGTTTACTAGCAGTGTAGGAGGACAAGAGAAAGAAACTTTAATGTATCTTTCTTTATATATGGCGTTCACTTTTTTAGCTATGCGAGTAAGGAAGGTGTGTAAATGCACTTCCTTTACTTGAATAGAAAAGTTATGCTGTTCCATTTGTGCAAGTGAAAATAAATCTTGAACTAAGTTTGTAATGTAATCAGACTCATCTTTTATAATAGATAAATATCGCAAACGTTGCTCTGGGGGTGTGCTTTCTTTTAAAGCAATGTCAGCGTAACCTCTTACGTATGTTAATGGTGTTCGTAATTCGTGAGCAACACTTGCTAGAAATTCACTTCGCTCTGTTTTCATATAATGTAAATCATTAGCAAGCGTTTGAATAGATGATGCTAGTTCACCAATTTCATCATTTCGAGTAGTCGTTAACGAAACTGATAAATCGCCTTTACTCATTTTTTCAGTGGCATGTTTCATGTGTAACAATGGTTTTGTTAACAACCGTGATAAGAGAAAGATAGTGATGGCTGTTAATAGAAACGTAATGACGCCGGCAATAATGAATTGTCTTGTTAGCCCATTCACCATCTCTTCAATGGATTCTGTCCCAAGAAACATGTACACATAGCCTTCATGTTTTCCATCTACTACAATGGGACTAACTGTACATATATAATTAGATGTTTTCCAATGATTCTCTATAATTGCGCCTTCATGATCTGTCCGTGTTTGCATCTTTTTAATATGCTTTTTTATAGTAGTATTTATTTCGTTGGATTTAGCTAGTACATCCTTATTTGCATTTGTAATAACAACAGTCGTTTCGGCTTCGGATTCCATTAGTGCAACATGGGAGATTGTTTGCTTATCAAAATACTTTTCAAGCACATCTCTGTGACTATTTCCGCGCTTTAATAAAGCTGTCATTTCTTCATTTACTCTATTGTTGACAAGGCTATAATAAAGCAAGACAAATAGAACACTTTCGATTAAAAGTGTAACAATTAAAAAATAAAATCCGAGTTGAATAGATATTCGCTTCATCGTTTTGCTCCTTAATCTAAAGTATCAATCCACCGATACCCGACTCCATAAACTGTTTTTAAATGGTGATCAATAGGGAAATTTACTTTTCGTAATTTATCACGTAAATTACGAATATGTGAATCGACTGTGCGATCTTCTGTATTTGTGTTTAACCCCCAAATTCGTTCGATGAGCTGATCACGGTTTAATACGTAGTTCACATGGCGTAAAAATAATCCGAGTAAAGAAAATTCAATTGGTGTGAGAAGGAGTTCTTCATTATGGACAGAAACGAAGTGTTTTGTTTCATCCCATACAATACCGTGATATTGGATTTGTTTATGTTCATTTGTACGTCTTAAAACAGCTTCAATTCTTGCGAAAAGTTCCTCCTCATGGAAAGGTTTCGTTACGTAATCATCGGCTCCAAGTTTTAATCCTTGAACGACATCTACTGTTTGATCACGAGCTGTAACCATAATAATAGGAATGTTACTAAAAGATCGGATTTTTTTGCACGTTTCCCATCCGTCCATCTTTGGCATCATAATATCGAGTAAAACAAATTTAAAGTTTCGATTTTCTATATGTAAAATAGCTTCTTCTCCTGAAGTCGCACATACGCAGTTATATCCAATTGGGGTAAGATAAAGCGTTAATAATTCAAGCATTCTCGGTTCATCGTCTACGAGCAGTATATCAATCATAGAGAGCCCTCCATATTTATAATCGTTACTTAAAGTGTAATGCAAAATCATGAAGAAATGGTGCAGATTATGATGCGTCTGCATAATTTCTTCAGAATTGCTTGTTATTGTGGAGTTGAAATTACATTTTAGGTAATCATATTGGCTCAAAAATGATTAATGCGGAGGCGGTATAGTGAAAAAAATGACCCGAATTTTTGGGATAACAATAATTACAGCAGTGGGTCTTGCTGCATGTGGACAAACGAATACAGACCATAAAAACCATGAAGCTACAAAAGAGAAGAAAACAGAGCAAAAGGAAATGAAAATGGTTCAGGAAGTAACTGCGCCGAAAGAAATGAACCAAGGGGCATCGAATGATTTATTAACGACAAGTCTAAAAAATGTGACGAGGTTAAATACAAATGATCCCCTGCAAATGGCAGTGTTAACTTCGCAAACGATATGGCCAGCAACCCATAAAGAGAACCAGCCAGGTGCTGTTATTTTAGTACCAGCAAGCGAGTGGCAATTAGGCATTGCGAGCGCGGACCTTATTCATCATCCGAATAACGGGCCGATTTTATTTATAGAAAAAGAAAAGGTACCCGAAATGACGTTAAAAGAAATAAAACGGCTAAATCCGCTCGGAACGAAAGATGGAACACAAATTATGGTAATGGGGGATGTAGGTGCTAGCACGCTTGCACAATTAAAAGATTATAAAGTAAAGCAAATAAAGGAAACGGATCCAGCTATATTCGCTAAAGATGTGGATAAAGAATACACCGATATAACAGGAAGCTACCCAAATAGTGTTATTATCGGTTCGTCTGAAGAAGAAGGACGTTTATATACAACACCCGCTGTAAACTGGATTTCTCATATGCCGGAACCACTACTGTATACAGAAAAGGATAAAGTGCCAGAAGCGACAATAGAGGCATTAAAGATGAGAAAAGATAAAGCAAATATATATTTACTAGGACCAGAAAAAATTGTTTCAAAAGAAGTAGAAAAAGAGTTAAGCAAATACGGGAAAGTAACGCGTATTAGCGGTGAGAATCCAACAGAAAATTCTATCGCATTTGCGAAGTTTAAAGATGAAAAAACAAAATTTGGCTGGGGATTCATAAAACCTGGTCACGGTTTATCATTTGTTTCAAGCAAAACACCAGATTTAGCAGTTGCTGGGGCACCATTTTCACATATGGGTAAACATGCCCCTGTTATCTTTTTAGAGGAAGGAAAAGCTTCACAACCAGTGTATGACTTCCTTGCAAGTATTCAGCCGAAGTTTAAAGATGACCCAACACTTGGACCGTATAATCACGGCTTCTTATTAGGCAGTACGAGTGATATTTCATTCGAAACACAAGGAATATTAGATGAGAGATTAGAGATTGTGCAAGAAAGTGGTCAAGGGCATGATGGGCATTAATAAAAGGAGTAAAGGCGCTACTGAGGTAGCGTCTTTTTCTTTAGGAAACTTTTACATAGCAAAAAATCTTCTACTCGTTATATAATAGCTTTCGTGCAGTCGGCTAGATTTTCTTATGGAGAAAATCAAATTATAAAGGAGTAGAGGAGTGGTATTTTGTTTCAAACGATAAAAAATGACTGGTTTTCTAATGTGAGAGGGGACGTGTTATCAGGAATTGTCGTTGCTTTAGCATTAATCCCTGAAGCGATAGCCTTCTCTGTTATTGCAGGCGTGGATCCGACAGTTGGACTATACGCAGCCTTTTGTATTGCGGTTACCATTTCATTTGTTGGCGGAAGAACTGGAATGATTTCAGCTGCAACAGGTGCAATGGCATTATTAATGGTAACGCTTGTTAAAGATCATGGTTTGCAATATTTATTTGCTACAACAATATTAACAGGTATCGTCCAAATTATTTTTGGCGTGTTCAAACTGAGCTCATTTATGAAGTTTGTTCCGAAATCTGTTATGAGTGGTTTTTTAAATTCACTTGGAATTTTAGTTTTTACAGCGCAATTACCGCATTTTAAAAATGCAACTTGGCAAATGTATGCACTCGTTGTATTAGGACTTGCAATTATATATTTATTTCCACGTATTACAACGGCTGTACCTTCTACGCTTATTTCAATTATTATTGTGACGAGTATTGCACTTATGAGCGGATTACAGTTGAAAACAGTAGGGGATATGGGAAGCCTACCGAAAGAATTACCGTTCTTTAGTATTCCTGATGTGCCATTTACATTAGAAACATTAGGGATTATTTTACCTTATGCAGTTATGCTTGCAATCATTGGTTTACTAGAGTCTTTATTAACAGCTTCAGTTTTAGATGATATGACGCATACGGAAAGTAATAAGCATAAAGAGGCACGCGGACAAGGGATCGCAAACGTTGTTGCTGGTTTCTTCGGAGGAATGGCAGGTTGTGCAATGATTGGTCAATCTGTTATTAATATTAAATCAGGTGGACGCGGACGATTATCGACGTTTATAGCGGGCGGGTTTTTAATTGTATTACTATTCGTTTTAGGTGATTATGTTGTTCATATTCCGATGGCAGCATTAGTTGCAGTTATGATTATGGTTTCGATCGGAACATTTGATTGGAACTCTGTAA
This genomic interval from Bacillus thuringiensis contains the following:
- a CDS encoding dihydrofolate reductase family protein, coding for MSREIVLFIAASLDGYIAKEDDDLQWLMETEGEGDNGYTEMYETIDTIIMGKRTYDYVVEHIEPFPYLDKKCYVFSNSEKGSNEHVEFVNEDVVEFTKRLKEQEGSKIWMVGGGGLLREFFKNNLIDEYIVTITPHILGSGVPLFQDKNPEINLTLTDTKRFGQFVNLYYKVK
- a CDS encoding sensor histidine kinase, translating into MKRISIQLGFYFLIVTLLIESVLFVLLYYSLVNNRVNEEMTALLKRGNSHRDVLEKYFDKQTISHVALMESEAETTVVITNANKDVLAKSNEINTTIKKHIKKMQTRTDHEGAIIENHWKTSNYICTVSPIVVDGKHEGYVYMFLGTESIEEMVNGLTRQFIIAGVITFLLTAITIFLLSRLLTKPLLHMKHATEKMSKGDLSVSLTTTRNDEIGELASSIQTLANDLHYMKTERSEFLASVAHELRTPLTYVRGYADIALKESTPPEQRLRYLSIIKDESDYITNLVQDLFSLAQMEQHNFSIQVKEVHLHTFLTRIAKKVNAIYKERYIKVSFSCPPTLLVNLDEQRFEQVIINILNNAYRHSKEHSHINISVTKEHKRISITIEDEGEGIPPEDLPHIFDRFYRVDKARSRATGGTGLGLSIVKEIVELHGGNISVTSEVNHGSCFIISLASIQKHDYHQ
- a CDS encoding response regulator transcription factor, coding for MIDILLVDDEPRMLELLTLYLTPIGYNCVCATSGEEAILHIENRNFKFVLLDIMMPKMDGWETCKKIRSFSNIPIIMVTARDQTVDVVQGLKLGADDYVTKPFHEEELFARIEAVLRRTNEHKQIQYHGIVWDETKHFVSVHNEELLLTPIEFSLLGLFLRHVNYVLNRDQLIERIWGLNTNTEDRTVDSHIRNLRDKLRKVNFPIDHHLKTVYGVGYRWIDTLD
- a CDS encoding cell wall-binding repeat-containing protein, whose product is MKKMTRIFGITIITAVGLAACGQTNTDHKNHEATKEKKTEQKEMKMVQEVTAPKEMNQGASNDLLTTSLKNVTRLNTNDPLQMAVLTSQTIWPATHKENQPGAVILVPASEWQLGIASADLIHHPNNGPILFIEKEKVPEMTLKEIKRLNPLGTKDGTQIMVMGDVGASTLAQLKDYKVKQIKETDPAIFAKDVDKEYTDITGSYPNSVIIGSSEEEGRLYTTPAVNWISHMPEPLLYTEKDKVPEATIEALKMRKDKANIYLLGPEKIVSKEVEKELSKYGKVTRISGENPTENSIAFAKFKDEKTKFGWGFIKPGHGLSFVSSKTPDLAVAGAPFSHMGKHAPVIFLEEGKASQPVYDFLASIQPKFKDDPTLGPYNHGFLLGSTSDISFETQGILDERLEIVQESGQGHDGH
- a CDS encoding SulP family inorganic anion transporter translates to MFQTIKNDWFSNVRGDVLSGIVVALALIPEAIAFSVIAGVDPTVGLYAAFCIAVTISFVGGRTGMISAATGAMALLMVTLVKDHGLQYLFATTILTGIVQIIFGVFKLSSFMKFVPKSVMSGFLNSLGILVFTAQLPHFKNATWQMYALVVLGLAIIYLFPRITTAVPSTLISIIIVTSIALMSGLQLKTVGDMGSLPKELPFFSIPDVPFTLETLGIILPYAVMLAIIGLLESLLTASVLDDMTHTESNKHKEARGQGIANVVAGFFGGMAGCAMIGQSVINIKSGGRGRLSTFIAGGFLIVLLFVLGDYVVHIPMAALVAVMIMVSIGTFDWNSVTTIHKVPKGNAFVMIVTVVVVLITHNLGLGVVIGTVISAVLFAFNMAKIHVKHLYIENKKIYEIHGQLFFASTADFINAFSFNEDVKEIEMNFTHAHVWDDSAVASIDKVIMKYEQSGVKVSITGLNERSSKLVANLATYNKRIAS